A single region of the bacterium genome encodes:
- a CDS encoding response regulator transcription factor, which produces MNVLIIEDEKPAGERLVAMVHDYDPAIRIVATLYSVKEARGWFAKHNAPDVILADIQLNDGLSLEIFKDTAIHAPIIFTTAFDEYLIKAFEFNSIDYLLKPIQKPKLFHALDKYVRLRQHFTGSLSDLLAQMSRSSEPSLQRIVVQKGTDFIAVPINDVAYFFTAHKMVFLVDVRGKKFIVDKPLADLEAALDKQTFFRLNRKYIARISAIVRFKPYEKGKIKVELQPGTSEDIIVSQENAADFKNWMGK; this is translated from the coding sequence ATGAATGTACTGATTATCGAAGACGAAAAACCTGCGGGTGAACGGTTGGTAGCGATGGTGCATGATTACGATCCGGCGATTCGTATCGTAGCGACACTCTACAGTGTAAAAGAAGCACGGGGTTGGTTTGCAAAACATAACGCACCCGACGTGATATTGGCGGATATTCAGCTCAATGACGGATTATCGCTGGAAATTTTCAAGGATACGGCGATCCATGCGCCGATCATTTTTACAACGGCATTTGATGAATATTTGATCAAAGCATTCGAATTTAACTCTATAGATTATCTTCTCAAACCGATACAAAAACCGAAACTGTTTCACGCGCTTGATAAATACGTGCGGCTTCGGCAACATTTCACCGGCAGTCTCTCCGATCTACTGGCACAGATGAGTCGCTCTTCCGAGCCTTCCTTGCAACGCATCGTCGTTCAGAAAGGAACGGATTTTATCGCGGTACCTATAAATGATGTAGCTTATTTTTTCACCGCACATAAAATGGTTTTTTTGGTTGACGTTCGTGGTAAAAAATTTATCGTTGATAAACCGTTGGCAGACTTGGAAGCGGCTTTGGATAAACAAACCTTTTTCAGACTCAATCGAAAGTATATTGCACGTATTTCGGCGATAGTTCGGTTTAAGCCGTACGAAAAAGGAAAAATCAAAGTTGAATTGCAGCCTGGTACATCGGAGGATATTATCGTGAGCCAGGAAAACGCGGCCGATTTTAAAAACTGGATGGGCAAATAA
- a CDS encoding DUF1761 domain-containing protein produces the protein MASAFNSLNWLAIIVASISAFVLGGIWYSPLMFGNAWMKVAGMTEESVKQGNPGKIYGGAFLLTLIAAINLGMFLGPQSDMAFGIAAGAATGIGWVAPAFGVVYLFEQRPTLQWFINGAYWVVTFIVMGAIIGAWH, from the coding sequence ATGGCAAGTGCATTTAATTCACTGAATTGGCTGGCCATTATCGTAGCCAGTATTTCGGCCTTTGTGCTCGGCGGTATTTGGTATTCGCCATTGATGTTCGGCAATGCCTGGATGAAAGTAGCCGGTATGACCGAAGAATCCGTCAAACAAGGCAATCCCGGTAAAATTTACGGCGGTGCTTTTTTACTGACATTGATCGCGGCGATCAATTTAGGAATGTTCCTCGGCCCCCAAAGCGATATGGCGTTTGGTATCGCGGCCGGTGCAGCGACGGGTATCGGCTGGGTTGCTCCCGCGTTTGGTGTGGTCTATCTTTTTGAGCAGCGCCCGACACTTCAGTGGTTTATCAATGGTGCCTATTGGGTTGTCACATTTATCGTGATGGGTGCGATCATCGGTGCATGGCACTAA
- a CDS encoding type 1 glutamine amidotransferase domain-containing protein yields MRVFWIAVLINTVCVFGQHDPNTSSPKKRILMVAANSSVSAQTGWPIGVWAAEITHPYLAFIEAGYEVEIVSPNGGKIEFDNYSDPRDPSGYSAHDMISMGFIHTPSRMVLLEKTRRLDEINEKNYDAIFVCGGQSPMYTFIDNTKLHTLFAKFYESGKPSAAICHGTCILLKAKLSNGQYLVEEKTWTGFANSEEDFADKAVGKKIQPFRIESEAGKMNNTNFITHNAFLPFAIRDGHLITGQQQNSGTEAAKLVIEMLGH; encoded by the coding sequence ATGAGAGTATTTTGGATCGCCGTATTGATCAATACCGTTTGTGTTTTCGGTCAGCATGATCCCAACACATCGTCACCTAAAAAACGCATACTAATGGTCGCGGCAAATTCTTCGGTATCGGCACAAACCGGATGGCCGATCGGCGTGTGGGCGGCCGAGATCACGCATCCGTACTTAGCTTTCATCGAAGCCGGTTACGAAGTTGAAATCGTCAGCCCTAACGGCGGTAAAATTGAATTTGACAATTACAGTGATCCGCGCGATCCGAGCGGCTATTCGGCGCACGATATGATCAGCATGGGTTTTATTCATACGCCATCGCGCATGGTCCTGTTAGAAAAAACCCGTCGTTTGGATGAAATAAATGAAAAAAACTACGATGCGATCTTCGTATGCGGCGGCCAATCACCCATGTATACATTTATAGACAACACTAAACTGCATACTCTGTTTGCCAAATTTTACGAATCCGGTAAACCGTCGGCGGCAATATGCCACGGTACGTGCATCTTACTTAAGGCTAAATTAAGCAACGGTCAATATCTGGTCGAAGAAAAAACATGGACCGGGTTTGCAAACAGCGAAGAAGATTTTGCCGACAAAGCGGTGGGTAAAAAAATTCAACCATTTCGTATTGAAAGCGAGGCCGGAAAAATGAATAACACCAATTTTATCACTCACAATGCGTTCCTCCCTTTTGCCATTCGCGACGGGCATCTTATCACCGGCCAGCAACAAAACAGCGGCACGGAAGCTGCAAAATTAGTCATCGAAATGCTTGGCCACTAA
- a CDS encoding zinc-dependent metalloprotease, which translates to MKKYDGYIPYYWDEKSGKIFLEVERWDNDFIYIVGLSHGVGSNDIGLDRGQIGGSRLVRFTRVGPKVLLIESNTYYRANSDDPRERQAVRESFAESILWGFTVDAEEGRRVLVDATSFFMRDAHDVAGSLKSTQQGNYQVDASRSAMYMERTKNFPRNSEFDAVLTFTGGPAGEWLRSVTPSPDAVTVHQHHSFVQLPDPGYQPRWHDPRAGMIWVEFHDYATPIAEPIKKRWITRHRLEKKNPAAEKSEAVKPIVYYVDGGTPEPIRSALLEGASWWNEAFESAGFINAFQVKVLPDTADPMDVRYNVIQWVHRSTRGWSYGNPITDPRTGEIIKGHVSLGSLRVRQDYLIATGLLAPFEEGKPAPKAMEAMALARLQQLSAHEVGHTLGFQHNFAASVSERASVMDYPHPLISFTPEGKISLDNAYATGIGAWDKATVRFAYATFKDAASEKEGLRAIIDQSRKQGLTYITDTDARPRGTAHPTAHLWDNGTNAADELLRIMKIRAKALGNFSDRVIRVGEPNSTIEEVLVPIYLLHRYQTDAAAKIIGGLHYEYTLRGDGSVPAYPATDQEQERALSAVLSTIETSALTLPEHIIKIIPPRADGYDMHRELFPRRTGIMLDPLTIAETAAEHTISGLLHPQRMNRLLEQKRREVSKIDAAAVLDSLINRTIKKQVTNTAEAEVQRTINYVALYQLFYLANSGEAQPQIQAITRSKINALGQWVANQKTTGAWKIHYEEVARLIREFNDEPKSFVLPYKPKPAPPGAPIGSCDFE; encoded by the coding sequence ATGAAAAAATACGACGGATACATTCCGTATTATTGGGATGAAAAATCCGGAAAAATTTTTTTAGAAGTCGAACGATGGGACAATGACTTCATTTACATCGTAGGGCTTTCGCACGGCGTTGGTTCCAATGATATCGGTTTGGATCGCGGGCAGATCGGCGGTAGTCGTTTGGTTCGTTTTACCCGTGTCGGCCCCAAAGTGCTTTTGATCGAATCCAATACGTATTATCGCGCCAATTCCGACGACCCGCGTGAACGGCAAGCCGTACGCGAATCATTTGCCGAATCAATTTTGTGGGGATTTACGGTCGACGCCGAAGAAGGACGCCGCGTGCTGGTGGATGCCACGTCTTTTTTTATGCGGGATGCGCACGATGTGGCCGGTTCGCTCAAAAGTACGCAGCAGGGAAATTATCAGGTGGATGCTTCGCGCAGTGCGATGTATATGGAGCGAACCAAAAACTTTCCTCGCAATTCGGAGTTTGATGCCGTATTGACGTTTACCGGCGGCCCGGCCGGCGAATGGTTGCGCTCCGTGACACCTTCGCCCGATGCGGTGACTGTTCATCAGCATCATTCGTTTGTGCAGTTACCGGATCCGGGTTATCAACCGCGTTGGCATGATCCGCGCGCCGGTATGATTTGGGTCGAATTTCACGACTATGCGACACCGATCGCGGAACCGATCAAAAAACGCTGGATCACGCGCCACCGTTTAGAGAAAAAAAATCCGGCTGCTGAAAAATCCGAAGCGGTAAAGCCGATCGTATATTATGTGGATGGTGGCACACCGGAACCGATTCGTTCCGCTCTTCTGGAGGGCGCATCATGGTGGAACGAAGCTTTTGAATCCGCCGGTTTTATCAACGCCTTTCAGGTCAAAGTATTACCGGACACGGCTGATCCGATGGATGTACGTTATAATGTCATTCAGTGGGTTCACCGTTCGACGCGCGGCTGGTCGTACGGTAATCCGATTACGGATCCGCGCACGGGAGAAATTATCAAAGGTCACGTTTCGCTCGGATCACTCCGTGTGCGACAGGATTATCTGATAGCCACAGGATTGCTTGCGCCGTTTGAAGAAGGTAAACCTGCCCCGAAAGCAATGGAAGCTATGGCACTGGCGCGATTGCAACAACTGTCCGCACACGAAGTCGGACATACACTCGGATTTCAGCATAACTTTGCCGCCAGCGTTTCCGAACGTGCTTCGGTGATGGATTATCCCCATCCGCTGATCTCGTTCACGCCGGAAGGGAAAATCAGTTTAGATAATGCGTACGCTACGGGCATAGGCGCATGGGATAAAGCTACGGTACGGTTTGCTTACGCAACGTTTAAAGACGCCGCTTCGGAAAAAGAAGGATTACGTGCGATCATAGATCAAAGCCGCAAGCAAGGTCTCACGTACATCACGGATACGGATGCACGGCCGCGCGGCACAGCGCATCCCACGGCGCATCTTTGGGATAATGGTACCAATGCCGCGGACGAACTCCTACGTATTATGAAGATTCGTGCGAAAGCCCTTGGTAATTTTTCAGATCGCGTTATTCGCGTTGGCGAACCCAACAGTACGATCGAAGAAGTATTGGTACCGATCTATTTATTGCATCGTTATCAAACCGATGCGGCAGCTAAAATCATAGGCGGCTTGCATTATGAATATACGCTGCGTGGTGACGGAAGTGTACCCGCGTATCCGGCAACCGATCAAGAGCAAGAACGTGCATTATCGGCAGTTCTCAGTACCATCGAAACTTCGGCTTTAACTTTACCCGAACATATCATTAAGATTATCCCTCCGCGTGCGGATGGATACGATATGCATCGCGAATTATTCCCGCGTCGAACCGGTATTATGCTTGATCCTTTGACGATCGCAGAGACAGCCGCCGAACATACGATCAGCGGACTTTTGCATCCGCAACGTATGAACCGCTTACTGGAACAAAAACGCCGGGAAGTTTCTAAGATTGATGCCGCTGCCGTGTTGGATAGCCTTATCAACCGCACCATTAAAAAACAAGTTACTAATACTGCCGAAGCGGAGGTACAGCGTACGATCAATTATGTAGCTTTGTATCAGTTATTTTATTTGGCTAATTCCGGCGAAGCCCAGCCGCAAATCCAGGCGATAACACGGAGTAAGATCAATGCTCTGGGGCAATGGGTTGCCAACCAAAAAACTACCGGTGCATGGAAAATCCACTATGAAGAGGTAGCTCGATTGATTCGAGAATTTAATGATGAACCAAAAAGTTTTGTACTGCCTTACAAGCCTAAACCAGCACCACCGGGCGCGCCGATCGGTTCGTGTGATTTTGAATAG
- a CDS encoding TIGR03067 domain-containing protein produces MQLDGTWQMVSAELAGGAFEDEDVKDMRLIIKGNTYESHVGKDCDKGVLRIFHYDRPMGLDVIGTDGPNAGRTIFAIFEVSKESLTICYQLEGSARPLHFETKPGTMLFLVRYKRTA; encoded by the coding sequence ATGCAACTGGATGGTACATGGCAGATGGTTTCTGCGGAATTAGCCGGCGGTGCTTTTGAAGACGAAGATGTCAAGGATATGCGACTTATCATCAAAGGTAATACCTACGAATCGCACGTCGGAAAAGATTGCGATAAAGGCGTATTGCGTATTTTTCATTATGACCGACCGATGGGACTGGATGTCATCGGCACCGACGGACCCAACGCCGGGCGCACCATTTTCGCTATATTCGAAGTATCAAAGGAATCTCTCACGATATGTTACCAACTTGAGGGCAGTGCACGCCCTTTGCATTTTGAGACCAAACCCGGCACCATGTTGTTTTTAGTGCGCTACAAACGAACCGCCTGA
- a CDS encoding DUF1211 domain-containing protein, with product MLFSKTRTEALSDGVFAIVITLLVLEIKVPDMHASGQSLTHALVGLLPKIISWVISFAVVMIFWINHHRLFHSLTSVDARCMGLNGIFLMGLSFIPFPTALMGEYIHEALAVSLFGWIMALTAGVLPILRSYASKADLFDPMHDKQTIKTYNRRSYILGSGAYAVAALLAWIEPIIAIVLYAVIAMYFIRPKHRHLKQV from the coding sequence ATGTTATTTTCCAAAACACGAACCGAAGCCCTCAGTGACGGCGTTTTTGCTATCGTCATTACATTGCTCGTACTTGAAATCAAAGTGCCGGATATGCATGCATCCGGTCAATCGCTAACCCATGCGTTAGTCGGCCTGCTACCCAAAATTATCAGTTGGGTTATTAGTTTTGCCGTGGTGATGATTTTCTGGATCAATCATCACCGGTTATTTCACAGTCTTACATCGGTCGATGCACGTTGCATGGGTCTTAACGGAATTTTTCTGATGGGATTATCTTTTATTCCATTTCCGACCGCGCTGATGGGCGAATACATTCATGAGGCATTAGCCGTCAGTCTTTTTGGATGGATCATGGCGCTTACAGCCGGAGTATTGCCTATTCTTCGAAGTTATGCATCCAAAGCAGACCTGTTTGATCCAATGCACGATAAACAAACCATTAAGACATATAACCGGCGTTCATATATACTTGGCAGCGGAGCTTATGCCGTCGCGGCCTTGCTTGCCTGGATAGAACCTATTATCGCGATTGTTTTATACGCCGTGATTGCGATGTATTTTATTCGCCCCAAACATCGCCATTTAAAACAAGTATGA
- a CDS encoding class I SAM-dependent RNA methyltransferase: protein MNEHTQTHTYIAKTFFGLEPVLSDELKNIGATQIKTLNRAVSFSASEEIMYKANLWLRTALRIIKPIHEFKAINEEQLYRHTQKMDWSQFLEPKDTFVIDSTAHSKFLTHSHYAALKVKDAIVDQLRDQFGERPSINAENPTLRINLHIAHDDVTIGLDASGNSLHKRGYRTGTNEAPLNEILAAGMILLSGWDRRAPLLDPMCGSGTIPIEAAMIALNVPPGHLRTSFGFFTWKDFDPTLWKKVRTDAEAQRVRNSDVRIFGSDIDRGILDKTRQNIVNAKMDAHISIAPKSFSDVTPPATPGMIITNPPYGERLKPADLQTLYKMIGDVLKKNFAGWDAWVISGNKDALKQLGLHPSKKLTLYNGALECRFQKFAMYRGSIKQKHQTPNDEN from the coding sequence ATGAACGAGCACACCCAGACACACACTTACATTGCTAAAACTTTTTTCGGCCTTGAACCTGTTTTATCGGACGAATTAAAAAACATCGGCGCCACACAAATCAAAACTTTAAACCGCGCCGTATCTTTTAGCGCCAGCGAAGAAATAATGTACAAAGCCAATCTATGGCTGCGCACCGCGCTTCGTATCATCAAACCGATTCATGAGTTTAAAGCGATCAACGAAGAACAACTTTACCGCCATACGCAAAAAATGGATTGGTCGCAGTTCCTCGAACCCAAAGACACGTTCGTTATTGATAGTACGGCCCATTCCAAATTTTTGACGCATTCGCATTATGCCGCTTTGAAAGTCAAAGACGCCATCGTAGATCAGTTGCGCGATCAATTCGGCGAACGCCCGTCTATTAACGCGGAGAACCCCACACTGCGCATCAATCTCCACATCGCTCACGATGATGTTACTATCGGGTTAGATGCTTCGGGAAATTCACTTCACAAGCGCGGTTACCGCACCGGTACTAATGAAGCTCCTCTCAATGAAATTCTGGCCGCAGGAATGATACTTTTATCCGGATGGGATCGCCGAGCGCCGCTGCTTGACCCAATGTGCGGATCAGGTACGATCCCAATCGAAGCCGCTATGATTGCGCTCAATGTGCCGCCGGGTCATCTGCGTACTTCATTTGGTTTTTTTACATGGAAAGATTTTGATCCGACATTATGGAAAAAAGTTCGAACCGATGCCGAAGCGCAGCGAGTCAGAAATTCCGATGTACGTATTTTCGGCTCAGATATTGATCGCGGTATTTTGGATAAAACAAGACAGAATATCGTCAATGCGAAAATGGATGCGCACATTTCCATAGCGCCCAAATCCTTTTCGGATGTAACACCGCCCGCCACACCGGGTATGATCATAACCAATCCCCCTTACGGGGAACGCCTTAAGCCTGCCGATTTGCAAACGCTTTATAAAATGATCGGCGACGTACTGAAAAAGAATTTTGCCGGTTGGGATGCCTGGGTCATCAGCGGCAATAAGGATGCGCTTAAACAACTCGGATTGCATCCATCTAAAAAACTTACCTTATACAATGGCGCTTTAGAATGCCGCTTTCAGAAATTTGCTATGTACCGCGGCAGCATTAAACAAAAACATCAGACACCAAACGACGAAAATTAA
- a CDS encoding ABC transporter permease: MVPIKYIAGGFKRRALTTFITIAGIALVVFVYTAVLMMSYGVEKTLASGGSERNAVIARKSSQGEISSILDGETINVIMTLPQIAKGADGKPLASAEPVVVINLDRVGGGISNITVRGVEPTAITLRPNIRITEGRMFNTGSREVIVGTSVTERFIGARMGDKIKFANDYWTIVGIMDAKGSAFESEVWGDARQLQAAFNRGNSASTMNVRMADGVTIEEFKQAFENDKRLSQFEPKTEVKFYKEQSEALATFIVVLGTAITIIFSFGAVIGAIITMYTAVANRITEIGTLRALGFRRRSVLGSFLLETIFISLSGGVIGVIIASFLQFFKISTMNFNSFSELAFSFSLSPGIIINALIFSTIMGLIGGFFPSIRAARLKIVDALRNA; this comes from the coding sequence ATGGTACCTATCAAATATATCGCCGGCGGTTTTAAACGCAGAGCTTTGACAACCTTCATCACGATTGCCGGTATCGCACTCGTCGTATTTGTTTATACGGCTGTTCTTATGATGTCATATGGTGTTGAAAAAACACTCGCTTCCGGCGGTTCCGAACGAAACGCCGTCATCGCACGCAAATCCTCGCAAGGCGAAATCTCAAGTATTCTCGATGGCGAAACGATCAATGTCATCATGACGCTGCCCCAAATCGCCAAAGGCGCCGACGGTAAACCGTTGGCTTCGGCCGAACCGGTCGTCGTGATCAATCTTGATCGCGTTGGCGGCGGTATCAGCAATATAACCGTTCGCGGAGTCGAACCGACAGCCATAACTTTGCGACCCAATATCCGCATCACGGAAGGCCGTATGTTTAATACAGGTTCGCGTGAAGTGATCGTGGGTACCTCCGTAACGGAGCGTTTTATCGGTGCACGTATGGGTGATAAGATCAAGTTTGCCAATGACTACTGGACTATTGTCGGTATAATGGATGCAAAAGGCAGCGCCTTCGAATCGGAAGTTTGGGGCGATGCCCGACAATTGCAAGCCGCATTCAATCGCGGCAATTCGGCTTCTACGATGAATGTTCGTATGGCGGACGGAGTAACAATCGAAGAATTTAAACAGGCTTTTGAAAACGATAAACGCCTGTCGCAGTTTGAACCTAAGACCGAAGTAAAATTTTACAAAGAACAATCCGAAGCGTTGGCCACATTTATCGTCGTGCTCGGAACTGCCATCACAATCATTTTTAGTTTCGGCGCCGTGATCGGAGCGATTATTACAATGTACACGGCCGTGGCTAACCGCATCACGGAAATCGGTACGTTACGTGCGCTCGGATTTCGCCGTCGCAGTGTTCTGGGAAGCTTTTTACTTGAAACGATTTTTATCTCTTTGTCCGGCGGCGTGATCGGTGTGATCATCGCCTCCTTTTTGCAGTTTTTCAAGATTTCAACGATGAATTTTAATTCATTTTCTGAGTTAGCTTTTTCGTTTTCGTTATCGCCGGGCATTATCATCAATGCATTGATTTTTTCGACGATCATGGGTTTGATCGGTGGTTTTTTCCCGTCCATCCGCGCGGCACGTCTCAAAATCGTGGATGCATTGCGTAACGCATAA
- a CDS encoding Lrp/AsnC ligand binding domain-containing protein, with the protein MHEKTTKITDFDELDRKILNLLMENAQMPYTEIAEKVHTSSGTVHVRMRKLEAAGVVIGSKLRVDPSMLGYDLCAFLGIFLEKGSLYKKVVKQLEAIPEITELHYTTGNYNILAKLYCRDTRHLRDVLNDKIQTIEGVERTETFISLEPSLERAIRI; encoded by the coding sequence ATGCACGAAAAGACCACTAAAATTACCGATTTTGATGAACTGGATCGAAAGATATTAAATCTTTTGATGGAAAATGCCCAGATGCCCTACACAGAAATTGCTGAAAAAGTTCACACTTCTTCCGGGACAGTACACGTTCGAATGCGAAAATTGGAAGCAGCCGGTGTTGTGATAGGGTCTAAGCTGCGTGTTGACCCGTCCATGTTGGGCTATGATCTGTGCGCGTTTCTCGGAATTTTTCTTGAAAAAGGCTCGTTGTATAAAAAAGTGGTGAAGCAGCTTGAGGCTATTCCGGAAATAACCGAACTCCACTACACGACAGGTAATTATAATATTTTGGCCAAACTCTATTGCCGGGACACGCGTCATCTCAGAGATGTACTAAACGATAAAATTCAGACTATCGAAGGCGTTGAGCGTACTGAGACTTTTATTTCGTTAGAACCGAGTTTAGAAAGAGCCATTCGTATTTGA
- a CDS encoding DUF3996 domain-containing protein encodes MKGKGRILYFILFFCVTTLSAQQSGRFGLGVMAGDPTGLSGKYWTSSSTAFQGAAAWSVVGNDKNHMIAQIDFTKHNFSIFNVSKGRLPFYFGLGGYVVFADKLGIGARVPIGIDYIFADQKLDIFLEIAPTLNLIPSTSFTANGGVGIRYWF; translated from the coding sequence ATGAAAGGCAAAGGTCGTATTTTATACTTCATTTTATTTTTTTGTGTGACAACTCTGTCTGCACAACAATCTGGAAGATTTGGTCTTGGTGTTATGGCGGGTGATCCGACCGGCTTGAGCGGTAAATACTGGACATCGTCATCCACAGCGTTTCAAGGAGCGGCTGCTTGGAGTGTTGTTGGAAACGACAAGAATCATATGATCGCTCAGATTGATTTTACAAAACATAATTTTTCGATTTTTAATGTCTCAAAAGGCCGGTTACCTTTTTATTTTGGACTTGGTGGATACGTTGTTTTTGCAGATAAATTAGGCATTGGTGCTCGTGTACCGATTGGTATAGACTATATTTTTGCAGATCAAAAGCTTGACATATTTCTTGAAATCGCACCGACACTTAACTTGATACCATCCACCTCGTTTACCGCCAATGGCGGGGTTGGGATACGTTATTGGTTTTAA
- a CDS encoding histidine kinase, translating to MIDNSVFTVNQLVLHYLYFMFIAFAIWHGNRYLLFRLRIRFSWLSQPMYKVLALMVSNMFYTVPIAVGLMTAWYVFAQHRSADWDVIFKATALCVVCVVFITHTYETVFLIKSWETDKTKSEALEKAKAQAELEALKNQIDPHFMFNSLNTLSHLIEQDPPKARMFNDNLAEVFRYILYNRNRNLVLLSEELSFAEKYFSLLKIRFGESIGLYIAEDSVSPDNVLIPPISLQILLENAIKHNTFSDQHPMAITIRVSDQAVVVNNPIRKKVQVKNSSRTGLENLNERYKLIIGQTIYIEESIENFTVHLPVLMTGAHAVPY from the coding sequence ATGATAGATAATAGCGTCTTTACCGTTAATCAACTCGTTTTGCACTATCTCTATTTTATGTTTATCGCGTTTGCGATTTGGCATGGTAATCGGTATTTGTTATTTCGTTTACGCATTCGGTTTTCATGGCTCAGTCAGCCGATGTATAAAGTGCTCGCATTGATGGTTTCCAATATGTTTTATACCGTACCGATTGCAGTCGGACTGATGACGGCTTGGTATGTTTTTGCGCAGCACCGCAGTGCGGATTGGGACGTGATTTTCAAAGCGACAGCGCTATGCGTGGTGTGTGTGGTATTTATAACGCATACATATGAAACCGTCTTTCTTATCAAATCATGGGAAACTGATAAAACCAAAAGTGAGGCGCTTGAAAAGGCCAAAGCACAGGCGGAATTAGAAGCATTGAAAAATCAGATTGATCCGCATTTCATGTTCAATTCGCTTAATACGCTTTCGCACCTGATCGAACAGGATCCGCCCAAAGCGCGTATGTTTAACGACAACCTTGCGGAGGTTTTTCGTTATATTTTATATAACCGCAATCGTAATTTGGTCTTACTCAGTGAGGAGCTCTCTTTTGCTGAAAAATATTTTTCGCTACTGAAGATTCGTTTTGGTGAAAGTATCGGTTTGTATATTGCGGAGGATAGTGTTTCTCCGGATAATGTGCTGATTCCGCCGATATCACTTCAAATTCTATTGGAGAATGCGATCAAACATAACACGTTTTCCGATCAGCACCCGATGGCTATCACGATTCGGGTATCCGACCAAGCGGTCGTAGTGAACAATCCGATAAGAAAAAAAGTTCAGGTCAAAAATTCGTCGCGCACCGGGCTTGAAAATCTTAATGAACGTTACAAATTGATCATCGGACAAACGATCTATATTGAAGAAAGCATCGAAAATTTCACGGTTCACCTGCCTGTACTGATGACCGGTGCACATGCAGTGCCGTACTAA
- a CDS encoding OsmC family protein, which translates to MPLIKRSAQAHWAGTGKEGKGDLSTQSTVLNKTQYSFGTRFENGVGTNPEELIGAAHAGCFTMKLSFVLNAMGLTAEALDTKATVSFEDGVVTQVHLDLTGKVPGCTAEKFQEAANDAKANCPISKLLNTKITLDAKLV; encoded by the coding sequence ATGCCGTTGATTAAACGTTCAGCACAAGCCCATTGGGCAGGCACAGGCAAAGAAGGTAAAGGCGATCTGTCCACGCAAAGCACCGTACTGAATAAAACACAATATTCGTTTGGGACGCGCTTTGAAAACGGCGTTGGCACCAATCCGGAAGAATTGATCGGCGCGGCGCATGCGGGTTGTTTTACGATGAAGCTAAGTTTTGTATTAAACGCTATGGGATTAACTGCCGAAGCCCTCGACACTAAAGCTACCGTTTCTTTTGAGGACGGTGTGGTAACGCAGGTACATCTTGATCTTACCGGTAAAGTGCCCGGCTGCACAGCGGAAAAGTTTCAAGAAGCCGCCAATGATGCAAAAGCCAACTGCCCGATATCCAAATTACTGAATACCAAAATCACTTTGGATGCAAAATTGGTTTAA
- a CDS encoding helix-turn-helix transcriptional regulator produces MPEFTANGKRYNNPVEFALGKIGGKWKIPILWRLKDRVWRYGELKRDLKKITHKMLSEQLDEMEADGLICREVFPEVPPRVEYSLTNKGRTVVPIIEALRELGLAMMKSENIE; encoded by the coding sequence ATGCCCGAATTTACAGCCAACGGGAAACGGTATAATAATCCGGTAGAATTTGCGCTTGGGAAAATCGGCGGAAAATGGAAGATTCCGATTCTTTGGCGTCTCAAAGACCGCGTATGGCGCTACGGCGAGTTAAAACGTGATTTAAAAAAAATAACCCACAAAATGCTGAGTGAACAACTGGATGAAATGGAAGCTGATGGTTTAATTTGTCGCGAAGTGTTTCCCGAGGTGCCGCCACGCGTCGAATACAGCCTTACGAATAAAGGCCGCACGGTTGTTCCAATTATCGAAGCACTACGTGAGCTCGGGTTGGCAATGATGAAAAGTGAAAATATCGAATAA